A stretch of the Pedobacter sp. MC2016-14 genome encodes the following:
- a CDS encoding TonB-dependent receptor yields the protein MRLIFLFIFAALMQVSAASFGQRVSLSEKNARLEQVLAKIKLQAQVKIVYADEVLKTARPVSLQLHNVNLEEALKAALANQQLEFSIIDQTVVIKEKKSSFLDKLVERFANIDVSGRVIDSDGNPIPGATITVKGIKRSVVSDGNGYFKLTNVDEKAMIVISYVGYAVQEFAANTTQPIVARLVPEVGTLDGMVVIGYGKTTKRTNTGSVSTITSKDIANQPVSNPISALQGRVAGLDISSNNGYAGSGMSVRLRGISSITGGRDPLYVVDGIPFNSTSLNQFNGANGNTNPLNSINPSDIDRIDILKDADATAIFGSRGANGVILITTKQGKSGKTTVDANVYSGISFVNHKVEMLSTEQYLALRREAFKNDGTTPVESSSPDLFPTWGTETDNNWVDKLIGNTAKMTEAQLSLSGGSEQTNFLFSGTYRNETTVVPGDQGYNRGAVNSSVNHKSADNKLNFNVSVKYVGDQNQSMPTDVTQYYNTSPNYPVYNADGSFYWPASGQNPMAYLERTYLATTQNLIGNVTTKYNIFKGLSAQVNLGYNKQSMKQTRTQPQATYNPTLYSSSEAYYGNTSSTIYNIEPQLDYEVKLSKAELKLLAGGTYQTNVYDGLYLAGSDYVNDSQLDNPSAAAKLTNVYSHSDYKYVSVFGRATYNWDGKYILNGSFRRDGSSRFGPGRRYGNFGSVGAAWLFTNEDFVKDHFSFLSSGKLRASYGTVGNDQIGNYGYYDSWRATDFTYGGVAGLTPSRFANEDFHWESTRKMDAAIELGFVKDRILFTANFYRNITTDALIIYPLSSQSGYTAYTANLPAKLQNKGFEFELTSVNIRKEDFKWNSSFNLTISRNKLIDYPGLANTSFARTYYIGQPINVVTGYVSTGINPQNGIPTFVDTDNSGTINTLDMVPIGNINPKFFGGLQNSFTYKNLSLDFLFQFAEQQGPLLNYGTLSTAYGSRINKDVSALDRWTTPGQLTSIPVATAGTTAANTAYNNWRLSSANWGDASYIRLKNVAIRYNLGTLLKNIKVRNVSVYVQGQNLFTITNYDGFDPETKGVVLPPLSVYTAGLQVSF from the coding sequence ATGAGGTTAATCTTCCTATTTATTTTTGCTGCATTAATGCAGGTAAGCGCTGCAAGTTTTGGGCAACGCGTTAGCCTGTCAGAAAAAAATGCGCGACTTGAACAGGTGCTTGCAAAAATCAAATTGCAGGCGCAGGTAAAAATTGTTTATGCCGATGAGGTGCTCAAAACTGCAAGGCCGGTAAGTTTACAACTCCATAATGTAAACCTCGAAGAAGCCTTAAAAGCCGCTTTGGCTAACCAGCAACTTGAATTTAGCATCATTGATCAAACAGTTGTGATTAAAGAAAAGAAAAGTAGTTTTCTGGATAAACTGGTAGAACGTTTCGCGAACATTGATGTAAGCGGACGTGTTATTGATTCAGATGGAAATCCAATACCTGGTGCTACTATTACTGTAAAAGGTATTAAAAGGTCAGTTGTTTCTGATGGCAATGGTTACTTTAAGTTAACCAATGTGGATGAAAAGGCCATGATCGTAATTTCATACGTTGGGTATGCGGTACAGGAGTTTGCTGCAAATACCACGCAGCCCATTGTTGCACGGCTGGTGCCTGAAGTGGGCACTTTGGATGGAATGGTGGTGATTGGTTATGGTAAAACCACCAAGCGGACAAATACAGGTTCAGTTTCTACCATTACTTCAAAAGACATTGCCAATCAACCTGTTTCAAATCCTATTTCTGCTTTACAGGGCAGGGTTGCAGGTTTAGATATCAGTTCCAATAATGGTTACGCCGGCTCTGGAATGTCGGTGCGTTTGCGTGGAATCAGTTCCATCACTGGCGGAAGGGATCCCCTTTATGTTGTTGATGGAATTCCTTTCAATTCCACATCTCTAAATCAGTTTAACGGGGCAAATGGGAATACAAATCCATTAAATAGCATCAACCCCTCTGATATTGACAGGATTGATATACTAAAAGATGCTGATGCCACCGCTATATTTGGCTCCAGGGGTGCAAATGGTGTCATTTTAATCACCACAAAACAAGGCAAAAGCGGTAAAACAACTGTCGATGCAAATGTTTATTCGGGGATTTCTTTTGTAAATCATAAAGTAGAAATGTTAAGTACAGAGCAGTACCTGGCCTTAAGAAGGGAAGCTTTTAAAAATGATGGTACAACCCCTGTTGAAAGTAGTTCCCCAGATTTGTTTCCAACCTGGGGAACAGAAACAGACAACAACTGGGTAGACAAATTAATTGGCAACACCGCTAAAATGACGGAAGCCCAATTGTCTTTATCTGGTGGTTCCGAGCAAACCAATTTCCTGTTCAGCGGCACCTATCGTAATGAAACCACAGTGGTTCCCGGCGACCAGGGTTATAACCGGGGAGCGGTTAATTCTAGCGTCAACCACAAGTCTGCCGATAACAAGCTGAATTTTAATGTGTCTGTAAAATATGTTGGTGATCAGAACCAATCGATGCCGACCGATGTGACGCAGTATTACAATACCTCGCCAAACTATCCTGTATACAACGCTGATGGTTCTTTTTATTGGCCAGCCAGCGGACAAAACCCGATGGCCTATTTAGAGCGTACCTACCTTGCTACCACACAAAATTTAATTGGTAACGTAACTACAAAGTATAACATTTTTAAGGGGTTGAGTGCACAGGTAAATCTTGGCTATAATAAGCAATCCATGAAGCAAACCAGGACCCAGCCACAGGCTACTTACAATCCTACTTTATACAGCAGCAGCGAGGCTTATTACGGCAATACTTCTTCTACAATTTACAACATTGAGCCACAACTGGATTATGAAGTTAAACTTAGCAAGGCTGAGCTGAAACTTTTAGCTGGTGGAACTTATCAAACTAATGTATATGATGGACTTTATTTGGCAGGATCAGACTACGTAAACGACAGCCAGTTGGATAACCCAAGTGCGGCGGCAAAGCTTACAAATGTATATAGCCATTCCGATTACAAATATGTGTCTGTTTTTGGAAGGGCTACCTACAACTGGGATGGAAAATATATTTTAAATGGGAGCTTCCGGAGAGATGGTTCCAGTAGGTTCGGTCCGGGTAGGAGATATGGAAACTTTGGGTCGGTAGGAGCAGCCTGGTTGTTTACCAATGAAGATTTTGTAAAAGACCATTTTTCTTTTTTAAGTTCAGGTAAGCTAAGGGCTAGTTATGGTACAGTAGGTAACGACCAGATTGGCAATTATGGATATTATGACAGCTGGAGGGCAACAGACTTTACTTATGGCGGTGTAGCCGGCTTAACTCCAAGTCGCTTTGCCAATGAAGATTTCCATTGGGAATCTACCCGTAAAATGGATGCAGCAATAGAGTTGGGCTTTGTAAAAGACCGCATTCTTTTTACGGCGAACTTCTACCGTAACATCACAACAGATGCCTTGATTATTTATCCTTTGTCTTCACAGTCGGGCTATACTGCATATACGGCCAACTTACCTGCAAAATTGCAAAATAAAGGATTTGAATTTGAACTAACTTCGGTGAACATCCGTAAAGAAGATTTTAAATGGAATTCAAGTTTTAACTTAACAATCTCCAGAAACAAACTTATTGACTACCCTGGCTTAGCCAATACCTCATTTGCAAGAACCTATTACATCGGGCAACCTATTAACGTGGTAACCGGCTATGTAAGCACAGGAATTAATCCACAAAACGGGATTCCAACTTTTGTAGATACCGATAACAGCGGTACAATAAATACGCTTGATATGGTGCCTATTGGAAATATAAATCCTAAGTTTTTTGGGGGCCTGCAAAACAGTTTTACTTACAAAAACCTGAGTCTTGATTTCTTATTTCAGTTTGCAGAACAACAAGGTCCATTGTTAAATTATGGAACTTTGTCTACCGCCTACGGTTCCAGGATCAATAAAGACGTTAGTGCTTTAGACCGCTGGACAACTCCGGGACAGCTCACATCAATTCCAGTTGCTACTGCAGGTACAACTGCTGCCAATACAGCCTATAATAATTGGCGTTTGTCTTCGGCAAATTGGGGAGATGCCTCTTACATCCGTTTAAAAAATGTAGCCATACGTTATAACCTGGGCACGTTGTTGAAAAACATCAAAGTAAGAAATGTTTCTGTGTACGTACAGGGGCAAAATTTGTTTACGATCACCAATTACGATGGTTTTGACCCGGAAACAAAAGGCGTAGTACTACCGCCGCTTAGCGTATATACAGCAGGTTTGCAAGTTTCATTTTAA
- a CDS encoding RagB/SusD family nutrient uptake outer membrane protein, with amino-acid sequence MRVIKYIIGIVLLMTTVSCEKIIGIDSPRTELESGSVFTSDKTANAAMIGIYSDMNSDNYIFANLITMFMGPISADEFLYEANVATFLEFKANVVSAENTYVNSVWAQPYNYIYRCNEVIEGVTASTGMTTAMKNQLMGEAKFLRAFCYFYLTNLFGDVPLILDTDVLKNTNLPRTASASVYASIIADLLEAKSLLGDTYAGGERTRPVKAAAILMLARTYLYTGDNVNAEIQASELIAKTGTYQMLSGTALGSTFLKNSTDAVWQLNIVNTLLNKNTIEGFNMVPASLTSPATNYRLTRDPNYGLVQEFEKRDPNSTSNAIDAYDYRRGAWTGQWNVTTSGVTVTNTYPYKYKVRVSPTITEYSMVLRFAEAYLIRAEARMQLSKFALGKADLDAVRLRGGLSGVTLPTSVAAGMLLVEKERRIELFAEWGHRWFDLKRWKSVTGDPTKTRADDILPLTKPSWKSKAILMPIPAEALRTNPTLTPNPSN; translated from the coding sequence ATGAGAGTAATTAAATATATTATAGGTATTGTGTTGTTGATGACCACGGTATCATGCGAAAAAATTATCGGTATCGATTCGCCAAGAACAGAATTGGAAAGCGGCAGTGTTTTTACCAGTGACAAAACGGCCAATGCGGCAATGATTGGGATTTATTCTGATATGAATTCAGATAACTACATTTTTGCAAATTTGATTACCATGTTTATGGGGCCGATTTCTGCGGACGAATTCTTGTACGAAGCCAATGTGGCTACTTTTCTGGAATTTAAGGCCAATGTGGTTTCCGCAGAAAACACCTATGTAAATTCGGTATGGGCGCAACCATATAATTACATTTACAGATGCAATGAGGTGATTGAAGGCGTAACGGCTTCAACAGGAATGACTACAGCAATGAAAAATCAGTTGATGGGTGAGGCGAAATTTTTAAGAGCGTTCTGCTATTTTTACCTGACCAACCTGTTTGGTGATGTGCCCTTGATCCTGGATACTGACGTGCTGAAAAACACAAATCTACCCAGAACTGCTTCTGCAAGTGTATACGCTTCCATCATTGCCGACTTACTGGAGGCTAAAAGCCTGTTGGGGGATACTTATGCAGGTGGAGAGCGCACCAGGCCGGTAAAAGCTGCTGCAATCCTGATGCTGGCCAGAACCTACTTATACACCGGTGATAACGTGAATGCAGAAATTCAGGCTTCTGAACTGATTGCAAAAACAGGTACTTATCAAATGCTTTCAGGTACTGCACTGGGTAGCACATTCTTGAAAAACAGTACAGATGCCGTTTGGCAGTTGAATATTGTAAATACCTTATTGAATAAGAACACAATAGAGGGTTTTAACATGGTTCCGGCAAGCCTTACTTCTCCAGCTACGAATTACAGGTTAACGAGGGATCCAAATTATGGTTTGGTTCAAGAATTTGAGAAGCGTGATCCCAATAGTACCAGTAATGCAATCGATGCTTATGATTATCGTAGAGGCGCATGGACGGGACAATGGAATGTTACTACCTCTGGTGTTACAGTTACAAATACTTATCCCTATAAGTACAAGGTACGCGTATCACCCACCATTACAGAGTATTCTATGGTGCTTAGGTTTGCAGAAGCATATCTGATTCGTGCAGAAGCCAGGATGCAATTGAGCAAGTTCGCATTGGGAAAGGCAGATTTGGATGCCGTTCGTCTTCGTGGAGGTTTATCTGGCGTCACCTTGCCGACATCGGTTGCTGCCGGGATGCTATTGGTGGAAAAAGAGCGCCGCATAGAGCTATTTGCAGAATGGGGTCATCGCTGGTTTGACCTTAAACGCTGGAAAAGCGTAACCGGAGATCCAACCAAAACCCGTGCAGATGATATCCTTCCGTTAACAAAACCATCATGGAAATCTAAGGCTATCCTGATGCCCATTCCCGCAGAAGCATTAAGAACCAATCCTACCCTTACTCCAAACCCATCGAATTAA